The sequence ACTCCTGCGGGTTGAGGCTGATGACGGTGCCGACGAGGTCCAGGTCGACGGCGTTCTCCTTGCGCTTCTGCGTGGTGGCCTGGAGCACCAGCGACGCGCCGGGCTTCAGCTCCAGCGCGTTGGCCAGGTCCTGGCCCATGACGGCGCCCTGGGGCACTTCGGCGCTCAGCGGGCGGCCGCGCACCTCGCGGTGCGCCAGGGGCAGCACGGCCAACTCACGCGCGGGGTCCATGCCCTGGCCGGCGATGAGCGTGGCTCGCGAGCCGTTGGACACCTGTCCGGAGAAGGCGATGCGCGGCATGACTTCACGCACGCCGGGCACGGCGCGAAGCTTCGCCTCCAGCGCCGGGTCCTGCGGCAAATCGAGCTTCAGCGGCTGGTTCTCCTTCAGGTCGAAGTAGCCGCGGCGGTGGACCTGGATGGCGCCGACGCGCGCGTCGACGACGTCGTCGATGGTGGCGTTCTGCATGCCCTTGATGCGGGCGCCGAGGAACAGGCTCACGGCGACGCCGAAGAGGATGGCGCCGGTGGTGATGGCGTTCCGGGCCTTGCTGCGGGTGAGGTTGCGAACGGCGAGCGTCAGCAGGGGTGACATGGCTTTCGACTCCGGTGGGGCTCGGAAGGGGTTTCAGTTGCCGGCGAGCGCCTGCACGGGACGCAGGCGGCTGGCGCGCCAGGCGGGGTAGAGCGAGAAGAGCGTCGCGCCGACGATGGCCACCGCCACGAAGAGGGCCAGTTCACCGAGCGGAATCATGGGGTGCACCTCGATGGGCACCACGCCCTTGGCCCCGCCCGGAGCAATGGACAGGCCCTTGTGGCCCAGGTGCGAGACGACGGCGAGGCCGATGAGCGCGCCGCCGCTGCCGCCCAGCGCAGCCACCACCGCCGACTCCGCGAGGAACAGCGCGGCAATCCACGAGCGGCGCACGCCCACCGCCATCATGGTGCCAATCTCGCGGGTGCGCTCCAGCACCGTCATCAGCGAGGTGTTGGCCACGCCCAGCAGCATCAGGATGAGGAACACCGTCGTCACGGTGGCGGCCATCGCGTCGAGGCGGGCCATGGCGTCCCTCGCCAGCGGCGCCACCTCGTCCCACGTATGCACCTCGTAGTCGGGGCCCAGTTCGGCGCGCAGGCGGCCGGCCACCTCGGGGGCGCGCTCGAAGTCCTTCACCGACACGGCCAATTCCGTGGCTCGGCCCTCCATGCGCAGCAGCCGCTGCGCGAGCGCGAGCGACACCTGACCGAAGCGCGCCTCGCCGGGGCCGAGCGGCATCAGCGTGCCGCTCAGCTTCGTGGCCTCCGCGTTGAGCGCGCCGTCGCGGTCCGGCGCGAGCAGCACCGCCTCCTCGCCCGGCCGCACGCCCGCCGCCGCGGACAGCGACTGGGCCAGCAGCAGGTCCGTGTCCCCCTTGAACGTGGAGCCAGCCACGAGGGTGCGCTCGCGCCACGGGCACACCGCGTGCTCGCGCTCCGGGTCCAGCGCCAGCGCGGTGAAGAAGAGGCTCTCGTCAC comes from Pyxidicoccus parkwaysis and encodes:
- a CDS encoding ABC transporter permease, translating into MWTLFTVACRNVLRNRRRTALTLAALIVGVGITVIVHGFVNGMKRGVVNQFISAATGAVQVHHAGYVKNVLSTPLSLDVPADDAFLSRVGHVEGVTGVSPRLQFSGTVSVGDESLFFTALALDPEREHAVCPWRERTLVAGSTFKGDTDLLLAQSLSAAAGVRPGEEAVLLAPDRDGALNAEATKLSGTLMPLGPGEARFGQVSLALAQRLLRMEGRATELAVSVKDFERAPEVAGRLRAELGPDYEVHTWDEVAPLARDAMARLDAMAATVTTVFLILMLLGVANTSLMTVLERTREIGTMMAVGVRRSWIAALFLAESAVVAALGGSGGALIGLAVVSHLGHKGLSIAPGGAKGVVPIEVHPMIPLGELALFVAVAIVGATLFSLYPAWRASRLRPVQALAGN